The Pecten maximus chromosome 17, xPecMax1.1, whole genome shotgun sequence DNA segment ATTTAATATTAtgtgttaaaaataaaattttgaaatattaaaatcctATCAATTAATTAAGTCGTTTTGAGAttcaattttgataatttatgatatttcaaagaaatgatttaagacctacaaatgttattgatattatattggTTATTTGCGTTGTATTGTATGTCATTAAAGCGAATGCGAGGTAAACCGGGTCTTATCGATTTCCCCTGATGTGCCCATTTAAAGGGGGTATTCCTTTTCTCCGTCCCGACAGGTTCTGTCACACAGTGCTGACTAATAATACGACGGGACACAAAAATATCGACAGGAGTGAGAAATCTGAACATCCACAGTTTGGATGTGATTTTTGACACCTTGATTGAAATTGCAACCTGTCTTTGGAgaagaaatgttttatcataattatgGATTATGGCCAGGTCGCTGACAACACATATGGCTGATTCACGGTTATGGATTTGACCTGGATTTATAAATATTCTCCAGGTTAGTACACGGTAAAAATGGTTTGTTTACAAATGGCTACCCTCTGGTAAAGGTCGTAATTGACCTGGTCAGTTAAATCTGCTGTCAGCTCTTATCAATGTCCAGCTGGAAGGGCGagtgtataaatacaataactATATTTCTTTATATGTCTACATAATTCACCAGACTTTGCTTTAACTAATATATTGTTGGAAAGTACATTTAACTATGAATTGTCAAACGAGGATAATGAATATTGTTTCAGTATCACAAAGGGTTTtgtatcaaatgtttaaaacatatgaACGActtaattatcaataattatccAATATGTTTTTACTTGTAAAATaagtatgtacatttatatgatCATAGTCTATATGCTTTTGGTACGTTAATATTCCGTTTATATGAAATCTTCATTATctggaggaaataaagagaataattattatattacgTTTCTGTGTCAGGGTCAGCTAGAGCGGTTCCTTTGACTGTAAACTAATTTCAACCTTCTCCACCTAAGTCTTAAAATGCTTTGATTGTCCGaattgatgatatcaatacataccTTGTCGGTACATTATCATCGAACACTGACCAATGCCTACTTCTAGCTGCGTATGAATACCAAATGAGAGCAGATCAAGATCTATATTTAACGTTTAGACGTCCTAGGATGTTTCATGATATCTTGCGTTGCATTTTATGGCAAGTTTTTTTCCCCAACAATATATTGTAACATTGCAATAGGTCCATGTTATGCATTCATACATCACAGATCGGGCTTATAAACAGAAACTTACGTTTTAGAATAAAATGCATAACATgaatcatttataaataagaTGATTTTGGACTTTAAGGAAATGTTACAAGAAAATTAATCCCTTCTTCATACATCAAGTTTATTATTATTGCGtcataataattataaattcaaTAATTCGTAAATGAAATTCACAGGGGAATGCATACCATAtctatttattgttttgtatgttaGCATTGCCTTACAGTGGCAATTATACATGCATACTACTACCGTACCAAAccaatacatatattatacctatatcACCTACCCGAAAACTGACATATACCCTATAATCTATCTACCAAGGGGCCAGGATCCAGTTTACGACCCATAGTGTATGTATAGAGCATTTTTACAGCGTTTACATACACAAATTGTGTCTTACTTTTGTTATTTAACTAATAATCAGCCCTGTGCCATATACCACAACTGTCGTTAaaacactttttatattttaaaggcATTTAAAAACCACGTAGATATTGAATTGAATACTATACAATTCTATAATGTGTATACCTGTTCTACCTGTAATAAACACACAGTGGCCATATACTACATGTGAAGCCTTTTATTGAACACCGTTTgggtacctacatgtacaacataAGTGTCTATCCAGTTATTGATTTCCCTGGGTAGATATTGAAAATGGTATTGAACGTAACTGACATTCCCTTCCCTACTCCAACATTACAGCCATATCTTTTACTCGATATAACCATGCATgtgaatatttatgttatttgttttatttttttgcagGAATTTTGGAAGGACAAACCTGGATCAATACATTGGAGAATGGCGGATGATAACGACAGTTGCCTACCCGGAAGAACAATATGGCGTCATGGACATTAAAATACATTGATTGTCCTGTCAATCCTGAGTCAACAATAGACAAtgtgatataatatacatgtatacataatattcTACAACAGTTTGTAAAAAACACTACCAATTGTCGGCCCTTGCCTTGAATGAAGCGATGATACGCCGTTAAATGATGAATATTTTCAAGTTAAAACACACTACGAGTTGTCTGCTCTTAGAAGAAGTTAGAATGAGTTGCGGCGTTAGGAGTCGTATCAATAAAAAACACCCAGTTTTCTGCCGTTGAAggaatatataaatatggtGTCGTCAGTTTTCCCACTATATATAAACTGGAAAATTGCATCTTTTCTGTATTTCGACAACACATCAAGGCATTTGTAAACTTGACGGCCAttcaaaatggacaaaaatgaCTTGTTCCGCGCGGCTCAAACAAATGACATCAAACTGTTCGAGAGATGTATCACAGCTGGCCTTGACCCTCGAACTGTCGGAGAGCGAGGGGAGACAATCGTACACTACATCTCAATGAAGAACAGTTACGGACTTCTGTGTCATGTTGCAGCCACTAACAGTGATTTGGTGACAGAACTGGTCAACCGGGCAGATAATGACCGAGATTCGCCAATGCATTGGTGCGCTTTCAGGTTAGTGAGGTTTTTAATCTGGACCGGAACAAAAatcatattacaatataaatgaaatattacacACACAAATCCCATAATTTCACAAAggattgaaaaataaaaaataaacagataatgaataaatatttgacacgaaaatgaagaaaaattaACATATTATTGATAACAAAATTCCTCAGAAGGTCTATTGTGTGTAAAAATACTGTTAAATTGCGTCAAAATGCGCAGTTTCTGTCTCTGAAAATGATTCTCtgttttgtaaatacatgtaagtatCTTTTAAGAAATTCGTCCTTTTGTATAAAATTATCTAAACGGCAACTGCGTATAACAGAAAACACTAATCGCAAACGAATTCAAAATCATTATAGCAGCTTTAGAAAATAGGCgattatttacaaaaataaaaccaaGTATTCAAAGTCTCGATCTGGCCTATAAACGAATACGTAAGATGACTTCCTCAATATCCTTTTACACACAATGCACCTGTTTTGATTCTATACTTCAGTTCCACGCCGTCGTTACGTATCTATGAGAAGCTGTTGACCCTTGGGGCGGACCCCCTACAACGTGACCAATGGGACCAGTCTAGCCTGGAGCTGGCCGCCGTCAGGGGGCGCACTGACCTTGTGACGTTTATAAAATGGCGGGAAGCACATCCACAAGGTAGCGTGCCTGTCATATTCAAATTGACCTACTGGAAGGCCTGGTCCCAGTTTCGTCAACGTTCGTTAACTTTTCCTAGGAGGGTATTACTCgattttagagaaaaaaaatcgcAGATAAGGAATTTTCTCCTTGAATCTCCatgtaatttccgctcctctaccTTGCATTACAGTGTATCgtaaaatatcacagaacaTAAATCTAATTAGAAGTTGTATATTGCTAaaattctgtaatgttttcctaCAAAAACAACTTGTTATGATCTCTTGCTGCCGTCCCGACTCcactggtatacatgtacacaatatcCCATGCGAAAAGAAAGAACACACATACAAAATTTAAATGCAGTTTTAAAAAGACAGTTTTAGCTTGAACGAACTTTAACGAACTTAACGAACGTATggagaataaaaaaaacataaaaatgttttggAATTACATTAACGTCGATATTTGTCGAGTGGAAGAGGCTCAGAACTATAACACCAAACTATAAGGCTGAGGTGGTGCATTGGGATCCGAAGTCAGAAGGATTTCCTAGACGGACTTCTAGAACTCAAACCAAGAAAATGTTACTTAgcaagtttttattttgtattccAAGCTAACCCACACTAAATATGTCTTTATTTACTTTTTCATGTATTATCTTTTTAGGGCTAGCTAAAAATGTTTTTCGTATCCATGCTTTTACTTACTTTTGTCTCCCAAGCCATGCCCGTGTTTtttgtttactatatatatctacatagcGATGTCACTGATTTGTATACTTAAGGTCGTCCCTAgtgatgtcattgtgtttgttttctttaGGTCTCCCTAGTGATGTACCTTTTTTTTACTCTAGGTCTGCCACAAGACATACAGGGATTGGACAACATCTCGATACTACAATACATCAACACGTTCGGAAGTATGAACAGTAGCCACGCCCTCCTCTACGAGATGGCAATGAAGGGAAAGAAGGAGAAATCCTCACACATTCGTATCATTTTCCTTGGTTACCAGGGCGTCGGGAAGACAACCCTTTACTACCGACTGACAGGTCAGAAACGACAGGTAAGGCGATCTCATTAACCTTAAAAgataatacatatatgacaAAGAGTAATTGTGAGCGATTAAAAACAAGAATGAACTTCATAATTTTTGTATACATCAAATGTTACGTACTCGACGCTATAACCACACACCAAAAGGTTGAGCGtctcttttaaaattttaaatgctaagtgaataaatgataattatttgCATCTCAAAGAAATTCTATCATACTCCGCCTCTACATCTGGAATGCAACTTTCGGTTTGATAAATATGAAGACACTTTTGTCTTCTTTTCAATTGTtggaattttttgtttttgtttcttgcACTCCGAGACAAAACAAATCTGTTCAGCTGTACATTTTTAACACGAAATACTCCTTTTCACAATAGGCCAAATCGATTtaatattacacatgtataagGAATCTGAGATAAATATGACATATAATATCAATCAACAAATAGACATGCAGGTAGCTGACTAATATCACACAGGGGAATGACAGAAGTTTCAGAAGGATTCCAATACAGAGCAATTCTCTCCCAATATATAATCAACATTCGTTTAACAGCCATGCAGATAAGAGGAGAGAGAATGGATTGTTGGTGTTACAGAGATATATTCGCTGGCGGAGGTGTAGCATcctcaatattatatatataatttactataCAGCATGCATTGGTAAAGGATTTGTTACTTTatgaatgaaatgaaaattgacTCTTTTGTGGCATGGACATCTCGTATAGTGTATTTGACTTTTGAGACAAAAAAACTCACAAAGCCGACTGTTTGCAAACATGTCATTAGTCCATCCTGTCCGACAGGTTTTCTCCACGGACACACTGGAGATCGTACAGAACAGGCTAGTCATTGACCGTCTGACCATGAAAAGGAAGCTTCTAGAGGAAGGTCTGGAACTGGAAACGAGTCTGCAGAGGATCAGGGATGTCGTCATTGGCTCCATGACAGCAGATAACGACAATGGGGACGAGGTGGACGGAGGACCAATCAAAGGCAATGTTTACGATTAGATTTTCACGGTTGTCAACTCATCCACAAAAAttcaattaagcattgatgtcattttgttttagtttcatcggggtatgtttcataccccgatgaaactagaaaaaaattgacatcaacgcttataattaatttttgaaaatgactttctaatttaaaacatgtataattgtactggttttaaatgggattctttttctcaaatcaatacgcaacgtcaattgtcgtattgtgacgtcacatttttcgcgccattcttggaatttctttcatagaagaatgaaaagaatttttcgaccaatcacattttagtatttaccatgaaaacaaagaacaattaattattaGGAACACACACTCGCAAAACAACATGTTATACGGTGTATAAATGAAGGCAATTTACTGCAATGAAGTAAGAATACTGAAAGAATACAGGGAATTTTATTCTAAAACTACAAAACGAACTTACATTCGATATGTTGATCTGTATGTAATTGGTAAATAATATTACTCAAAATCAgcacatgtgtatgtatttaaACATCGTTCTATCTTTGACCAGTTAAACTTTTATTTACAGACAAAAAACGTCCAGTTTCCGCTCGGGTTGATAATAACACTCTCCGCCCGCCACCTACAACACTCAAAAGGACTCGTTCCGAACCGGACGCCATGGCTGACCTCCAAGCCGAGGCAGCTGTCATGATGTCCAAACGTCCGGTAGAGAGTTTCGGATCGTGCGGACAGAAGACATACGTTAGTGTTTTTGACTTTGGCGGGGAGTCAATGTTCAGTAATCTTCAGCATATCTTCCTCAACTGTAACGCTGTCATACTCCTCGTGTTCAGCCTACACAACTGCTTCGATGAGAACGCCATATTTGGTACGTAAGGTGTACTTCTACTATTTTTCgacatagccgtctaattttcttttgttcccggatatgacgcgacaggtggcgttactggtcaagatggagtatgtgattggtcaatgtagctgtaaatgcaaaatgcagacataTAGTCAAAGACGAAACAatattaagattgaatgcaataagtgaatgtatctattcaaatgacacattaataaaatcatattcctgattcaaatgcagtcttattatcaccaaaaatgattcaaactgatataattttgttatccgtgctgcgcatttattaattagttcgttaatttatttctccagcagttttacattataaccatcaacattaaaactatgccgtttatcttttttaaagatatttcttgttttcgGTTGTGTTCTGTGTTGATGCTGTCAGATACTCTCATACAGTACAGGCGTATACACGCGTCCCCAGCTATCGTTCCGAGATATTTACACGTACCTTTTTCCAGATGATACTAAGATGTACCTTCCATGCATGGTGAAATTGTTTCTGTAATGTGCTGTATAAAATCATTTTGACGAGACTTTCCGTGTACATTGCACTAttaatagatataaatataaacttgtATATGATTAAGGTATTTCagaatattaaatgaaaatttcaacaaaagcaaaaaaaaaaaaaaaataaaaaaaaatcttaaatcaaataaaatttatatcagTTAACGTATAGCCTCCATtagtataaaatacatttaaatgttactATTGCCGGAGAGATTTGACGTATTATTTTCGTTTCTATTTCTCTCGTTCTTGGTTAAAGGTCCtacatttttttccatttcgAGCATTTTTCAATCATATTGTGTTTTGTCATTTCTTGCTCGAGATTCTTGAGTTTGGAATCTTTGCCATTTAATTTGCGTCATTATAATTAGCTTTTCATACATATTGCTTTTTATCTCTGTTTCAGAGAGGGTGTGTTTCTGGTTGAAGTTCATCGCCACCTACTCGTGCCAAACGACAGATGTCTACCGCCCTCCAATTATATTGGTCGGCACCCACCTCGATCTCATAGAAAATGTAAGGAGTCTGTTTCCTTGAAtcgaaattttcaaaatcaaatgtttAGGGAAACTGAAGCATAGAAAACAATCTTCAATGCGCTATACTTTAGGGCGTTTGTTGTGGTTGTACTCCTTGGTAAAACAGTTATGTttgtatcattaacatcactaGTATATTAATTGTAGAAGGATGAGACAGGtgtatgatgtagttttatattactgacgagttctagaaacACGAGACAACTATATGAAGTAGGTTTTTAATGCCATCACTAGCAATTTATAGAAAGATGAGAAAACTATAATGAAGTTTTATATTACCATCATGACGAGTCCAATGAAAAGGAGACAATTATGTATAGGATATAGTTTGATAATGCCATAAATGACGAGTCCTATGAAGACGAGAAAACTGTATGATGCATAGACGATATtaaatggtttcccgtttaatattacatatatttcacgagtttgacagaatatcaatattgtatcGAAGAAAATCGAagtattctgtcatacgagtgatTTGCACTGTTTGCTTTACAATAGAAACAATCGTTtacaaaatgtgacattttaaaatctctGTTAATAaatcagataaatatatttccaaataGGTCTACAtgatattaatacaaaattaatggacCAGATCTtggtattttgatatcataCTATATTAATTCTAGAGTGAAAATTTAGTGGTGAGCAAGGTGAATAGAGCCTTACGGAACAACCCAGAGACAGCGCAGATTTACCAGAAACATGTGTTCAAATTCGTTACTGTTGACAACACGAAAGACGACAAGTCAGACAGTTACGAAGTTCTCTGGAGCTCTATTAACGCGGCTGCGCAGTACCAGTCACACTGGGGTCAACTACTTCCGGGGAACTGGATTGCATTAGAGCGTGAAATAATGAGACTGAAAGTTAGAAGGAAAGTGATGACATTTGAAGAGATCAGGATGATTGGAGAAAGTCTCACCGTGCCTCTTGATGAAGGGGAGGTGAAGGCTATGCTGGAGTATGTACCAATTTTATCgtttgattttcattcataaTGATACTGTAATCTTTTCTTGGTTTTTGTATTTCGTTAAATCATTTCATGTATGAATAGATTCATATAGTGCAGGTCATGATGTCGACCATTAAATCTTCTCCATGGTCTTCATTAGCCTGAATGAAATTACCTCCGAATGTTGTAATGGTATAGGTTCATCCTCCAAAGTTCAAAGTTCAAATAATTGGTATATTGTAGGTACCTCCACATGATGCGTAGTATACTCTGCTTCAACATGGATCTTCCGAAAGCCAAAATGATCCTGGATCCACAATGGATGGTTCAGGCCTTCCGCAAGATCGTCACAGTAGAGAAATTCTTCGACAAGATCCACGGACAGAAACATCCACTGTTAAAAGCTTACCAACAAACAGGCAAGCTCACTATGGAGTTTATCGAATATGTGTGGAAATCTGACCTCGGTTTTTTAGAGTTCAAAGGAACTCTTTTATACTATCTTGAACGACTAGAGTTGCTTGTCAAACCACTTCCAGAGAAAGGAGAGTCAGTCGTCAATTACTACATAGTTCCATGCATGTTACAGCCAGCTGATCTGGAGGTGGTCAGAACACTGCTGGAAGCCCCCGAAACAGTGAAAACAGCGACCTTGGTTTTTGACTTTCAAGGTCGATTTCTACCTCCTGCCGTGTTCAACAAGATTTTAGCTTCCTGCATTCACAGGTTCAAAGTAATGCAAGCGTCTGATGGGTCTTTGTATCTGCAGCAAGGGCTTGCTTGTTTTGTACTGAACCCACGGTGGAATATGGTGCTTCACTGCAGAGACTCGTTCATGAAGGTGACGCTGTTTTCCTTGTCACGTGATAATCCGGAGTTTGAAGTTGAGGCTGTTCCAGGAGAGGGATATTCAATCCTTCGCATCCTGGAGGAGATCGTACAGGCAACACTTGATAGGAATCAGCAGGATCACGTAGCCTACAAACTTTACCTTCATGATCGCTTCCACATCTACCCCGGTCAAAAGCTTTTTGACcctgatgacgtcatgaacaCGTCAATAGTGTCTTTGTCTGGTCCGTCGGATGAAGTTGATGCGTGCATGCCTTCCCTGAACAGATTAGATTACGATGTGTGGTTCCAGTCCCCAGTACAGGTTAGTTGATATTATTAATAACATTAATACAAGTACATtcatatatgattatataagatattgtaaACCAACATTTTTCGTGGAGACTGAATTTCGCGTATTCATGCCTGACTACTTTTTCGCGGCGATTTATTTTTGCGATTTACAGTCATAAAAGGCCTACTATACCTGTGATTGAAATGCTTTCTCGGCGGTTATCATATTCGCGAATTCTAATCGCCAGCAATATACGCGAAAATAAATCGAACGCGAAAACGTCTTGGTTTACAGTATTAGATGCATGAATTTAACAGATGTTGACCCGATATTCAGATTATACATTTGGCAAATGTCGAATCCATATTCAATCGATGTAAAGGGTATATCTACTTCACAAGTGTCGACTCAACCACCTACcgacatacagtgtattacgtCACAAGTGCCGACACATCAATTTAACGGCATTGGTTATTATGTTATGGTTCAACTTCAGTCTAATTAAAGAAAAAACTTTAATCTTATTTAGTTGACGTATAAAACGTCCAAATTATCAACAAGTAGATATCAAAGAATATAATATGTTAGTGTGTATTTTAAATGTGGTACATTAATTCCCCTTCAGACTCCTCGGAAGGAAAAACGAGGTAAGAGCTTGCTTGTACCTG contains these protein-coding regions:
- the LOC117314905 gene encoding uncharacterized protein LOC117314905 — translated: MDKNDLFRAAQTNDIKLFERCITAGLDPRTVGERGETIVHYISMKNSYGLLCHVAATNSDLVTELVNRADNDRDSPMHWCAFSSTPSLRIYEKLLTLGADPLQRDQWDQSSLELAAVRGRTDLVTFIKWREAHPQGLPQDIQGLDNISILQYINTFGSMNSSHALLYEMAMKGKKEKSSHIRIIFLGYQGVGKTTLYYRLTGQKRQVFSTDTLEIVQNRLVIDRLTMKRKLLEEGLELETSLQRIRDVVIGSMTADNDNGDEVDGGPIKDKKRPVSARVDNNTLRPPPTTLKRTRSEPDAMADLQAEAAVMMSKRPVESFGSCGQKTYVSVFDFGGESMFSNLQHIFLNCNAVILLVFSLHNCFDENAIFERVCFWLKFIATYSCQTTDVYRPPIILVGTHLDLIENSENLVVSKVNRALRNNPETAQIYQKHVFKFVTVDNTKDDKSDSYEVLWSSINAAAQYQSHWGQLLPGNWIALEREIMRLKVRRKVMTFEEIRMIGESLTVPLDEGEVKAMLEYLHMMRSILCFNMDLPKAKMILDPQWMVQAFRKIVTVEKFFDKIHGQKHPLLKAYQQTGKLTMEFIEYVWKSDLGFLEFKGTLLYYLERLELLVKPLPEKGESVVNYYIVPCMLQPADLEVVRTLLEAPETVKTATLVFDFQGRFLPPAVFNKILASCIHRFKVMQASDGSLYLQQGLACFVLNPRWNMVLHCRDSFMKVTLFSLSRDNPEFEVEAVPGEGYSILRILEEIVQATLDRNQQDHVAYKLYLHDRFHIYPGQKLFDPDDVMNTSIVSLSGPSDEVDACMPSLNRLDYDVWFQSPVQTPRKEKRDAQQNRKLDRCLNPREMGRVAKYIGTCYSIFFTVLGLDDNTIDHIRLQYGHFHFRSQVTKMFIVWRNKKKSKATLLEIVKAMEFNELCADDMMDEIQSDSFLIQTASKMTYPDDIDLSLKVQRSCPSDRDTWTFAECIGNMYFNAMIELGLKNQCIERAEMDHRNKVLHVIHALLMEWVKVQGSEATILKLYLALEECQGDCLEFVDGINHNYKCAEPCRGARRT